Proteins encoded by one window of Acidimicrobiales bacterium:
- a CDS encoding TrkA C-terminal domain-containing protein: protein MLSEAKDTSELMIDLGYAALYFGDSDMADEVDALEDRLTSLVHEMRAICVMAARSPRDADSMASVLQVVSAIERMGNAAVDISRIVTRRLGIPRALVADLAGAEEVSHRVRVREGSEMAHRALGDLELPTEVGMSVVAVRREREWVTDVTGDEILLPGDVLFLQGAPAGIAELRRLAGAPEYEPPTPPEDTALSDLDRAVDVLVEMKNVSEVAVGLAYSALVMRDQGLAAEVNHLEDRLDDMKERLEVWVLRSASDQIDPSPLRGLLHLGQAAEEIGDAAQQMVWLIEQREELHPILALALGDADEVVVRMPVAAGSPADGRSLRSLALETETGFYLLAIRRGGRYLYRPRFDVVVRADDELIATGPDEGHRLLAELCGYLLVEDDETGEDELVPARS from the coding sequence ATGCTCTCGGAGGCGAAGGACACCTCCGAGCTCATGATCGACCTCGGCTACGCGGCCCTCTACTTCGGCGACAGCGACATGGCCGACGAAGTGGACGCCTTGGAGGACCGCCTCACCTCGCTGGTGCACGAAATGCGCGCCATCTGCGTGATGGCCGCCCGCTCGCCTCGCGACGCCGATTCCATGGCGTCGGTGCTGCAGGTGGTGAGCGCCATCGAGCGCATGGGCAACGCCGCGGTCGACATCTCCCGCATCGTGACCCGCCGCCTGGGCATCCCCCGGGCGCTGGTGGCCGACCTGGCGGGAGCCGAAGAGGTCTCGCACCGGGTGCGCGTGCGGGAGGGCTCGGAGATGGCCCACCGCGCATTAGGCGACCTGGAGCTGCCCACCGAGGTGGGCATGTCGGTGGTCGCCGTGCGCCGCGAGCGCGAGTGGGTGACCGACGTGACAGGCGACGAGATCCTGCTCCCCGGCGACGTGCTGTTCCTGCAGGGCGCGCCCGCGGGTATCGCCGAGTTGCGCCGCCTGGCGGGCGCCCCCGAGTACGAGCCCCCGACGCCGCCCGAGGACACCGCGCTCTCCGACCTCGACCGGGCCGTCGACGTGCTGGTGGAGATGAAGAACGTCTCCGAGGTGGCGGTGGGCCTGGCCTACTCGGCGTTGGTGATGCGCGACCAGGGCTTGGCCGCCGAGGTCAACCACCTGGAGGACCGCCTCGACGACATGAAGGAGCGGTTGGAGGTCTGGGTGTTGCGCTCGGCCTCCGACCAGATCGACCCCTCGCCGCTGCGGGGGCTGCTGCACCTGGGCCAGGCCGCCGAGGAGATCGGCGACGCCGCCCAGCAGATGGTGTGGCTCATCGAGCAGCGCGAGGAGCTCCACCCCATCCTCGCCCTCGCCTTGGGCGACGCCGACGAGGTGGTGGTGCGCATGCCGGTGGCTGCCGGGTCGCCCGCCGACGGGCGCTCACTGCGCTCGCTGGCCCTGGAGACGGAGACCGGCTTCTACCTGCTGGCCATCCGCCGAGGGGGCCGCTACCTCTACCGGCCCCGCTTCGACGTGGTGGTGCGGGCCGACGACGAGCTCATCGCCACCGGTCCCGACGAGGGCCACCGCCTGCTGGCCGAGCTGTGCGGCTACCTGCTGGTGGAAGACGACGAGACGGGCGAGGACGAGCTCGTGCCCGCTCGCTCCTGA
- a CDS encoding ATP-binding protein codes for MTILVVDDDGYHRFVIERTLSPVGHELRFAASGKEALELLDGVDLVLLDYRLPDMTGMDVLLAMRAAETTASVVMVTAMGSEGLAVEAMRLGAVDYVVKDTDYVARLPHVLERAWRNHDVARRAKELQRLAVLVHCADDLPSIYEEILRGARELLRAGSAALFVVNDEGSVEMLAGDADGSSTMAARVASVLTPRAGGFRSHVDDRSLIVPLPGHGDERLGALAVWEKLPRQYLAEELLLAETFAAFAGTALADAARLELERSLVARLQETLDLRRSLVMSLSHELRTPLTCVVGFAETLLGNWDRLDDRARYDCIGAIRDNATELRSLVEQLLDFGALEAGRLVATPAVVDLAVEVDTALQALAPLFTDRTVTSEVRHLEVRADPVLLRRTLSNLLSNAAKYAGPDAPVTVRAVEEAEVVRVEVVDKGIGMTAEEASRAFEPFWRSVGAQLNATRGSGIGLALVREYVRLMGGNVAVEAAPGQGARFSFTLPKAGD; via the coding sequence ATGACGATCCTCGTGGTCGACGACGACGGCTACCACCGCTTCGTCATCGAGCGCACCCTCTCGCCCGTCGGCCACGAGCTCCGTTTCGCCGCCTCGGGCAAGGAAGCCCTGGAGCTGCTCGACGGCGTCGACCTCGTGCTCCTCGACTACCGCCTGCCCGATATGACCGGAATGGACGTGTTGTTGGCCATGCGGGCCGCCGAGACCACGGCGTCGGTGGTCATGGTCACGGCCATGGGTTCCGAGGGCTTGGCCGTCGAGGCCATGCGCTTGGGCGCCGTCGACTACGTGGTCAAGGACACCGATTACGTGGCCCGCCTGCCCCACGTGCTGGAGCGAGCGTGGCGCAACCACGACGTGGCCCGCCGGGCCAAGGAACTGCAACGGCTGGCCGTGCTCGTGCACTGCGCCGACGACCTGCCCTCCATCTACGAGGAGATCCTGCGGGGCGCCCGCGAGCTCCTGCGAGCGGGGTCTGCCGCATTGTTCGTCGTCAACGACGAGGGCAGCGTGGAGATGCTGGCGGGTGACGCCGACGGCTCGTCGACCATGGCCGCTCGCGTGGCCTCGGTGCTGACGCCGCGGGCCGGTGGGTTCCGCTCGCACGTCGACGACCGCTCGCTCATCGTGCCCCTGCCCGGCCACGGCGACGAACGCCTCGGCGCGCTGGCGGTGTGGGAGAAGTTGCCCCGCCAGTACCTGGCCGAAGAGCTCCTGCTGGCCGAGACCTTTGCCGCCTTCGCGGGCACCGCCCTCGCCGATGCCGCCCGGCTGGAGCTGGAGCGCTCGTTGGTGGCCCGCCTGCAAGAGACGCTCGACCTTCGTCGCAGCCTCGTCATGTCGCTGTCGCACGAGCTGCGCACGCCGCTCACGTGCGTGGTCGGCTTCGCCGAGACGCTGCTCGGCAACTGGGACCGCCTCGACGACCGCGCCCGCTACGACTGCATCGGCGCCATCCGCGACAACGCCACAGAACTGCGCTCGCTGGTCGAGCAACTGCTCGACTTCGGTGCGCTGGAAGCGGGGCGGCTGGTGGCGACGCCCGCCGTCGTCGACTTGGCCGTGGAGGTCGACACAGCCCTGCAGGCGCTGGCCCCGCTGTTCACCGATCGCACGGTGACGAGCGAGGTGCGCCACCTCGAAGTGCGCGCCGATCCGGTGCTGCTGCGGCGCACCCTGTCGAACCTGCTCTCCAACGCCGCCAAGTACGCAGGCCCCGACGCCCCGGTCACAGTGCGCGCCGTCGAGGAGGCCGAGGTGGTGCGGGTGGAGGTGGTCGACAAGGGCATCGGCATGACCGCCGAGGAGGCCAGCCGCGCCTTCGAGCCGTTCTGGCGGTCGGTGGGCGCACAGCTCAACGCCACCCGGGGCAGCGGCATCGGCTTGGCGCTGGTGCGCGAGTACGTGCGGCTGATGGGCGGCAACGTGGCCGTGGAGGCGGCGCCCGGCCAAGGCGCCCGCTTCTCGTTCACCCTTCCCAAGGCCGGCGACTAG
- the corA gene encoding magnesium/cobalt transporter CorA, with amino-acid sequence MITVVSYGPDGSHAEHDPSDISEVVGKDGRLLWVDLSDADDADFVCIAGEFDLHPLAMEDARKHGQRPKLERYPTHAFVVAYSETLCEVDLFVGPDWLVTVRGRNPGGGAWEIAQARSRFERTRTNGPSVGLLLYTILDELVDGYFRAADAVEDELEELEERIFGDDTPEERDIQQDLFDVRRRLLLFRRAVVPLREVVNALLRREVRWLDDTAVLLLQDVYDHILRVIDTIDSQRELMGNAVDAHLAIISNRMNQVMKTMTSWGALLLGSTLIAGIYGMNFEHMPELHWRYGYAVAIGMMVFLTVAGYLAFRRRDWL; translated from the coding sequence GTGATCACCGTCGTGAGCTACGGGCCCGACGGCTCGCACGCCGAGCACGATCCTTCCGACATCTCGGAGGTGGTGGGCAAGGACGGCCGCCTGCTGTGGGTCGACCTCTCCGACGCCGACGACGCCGACTTCGTGTGCATCGCAGGCGAGTTCGACCTGCACCCCCTGGCCATGGAGGACGCCCGCAAGCACGGCCAGCGCCCCAAGCTCGAGCGCTACCCGACGCACGCCTTCGTCGTCGCCTACTCCGAGACCCTGTGCGAGGTCGACCTGTTCGTGGGCCCCGACTGGTTGGTCACGGTGCGGGGCCGCAACCCCGGCGGCGGCGCATGGGAGATCGCCCAGGCCCGAAGCCGCTTCGAGCGCACCCGCACCAACGGGCCGTCCGTGGGGCTGTTGCTCTACACCATCCTCGACGAACTGGTCGACGGCTACTTCCGGGCCGCCGATGCCGTGGAGGACGAGCTGGAGGAACTGGAGGAGCGCATCTTCGGCGACGACACGCCCGAAGAACGCGACATCCAGCAGGACCTGTTCGACGTGCGCCGCCGGCTGCTGCTGTTCCGCCGCGCCGTGGTACCGCTGCGCGAGGTGGTCAACGCCTTGCTGCGCCGCGAGGTGCGCTGGCTCGACGACACCGCGGTGCTGTTGCTGCAGGACGTCTACGACCACATCCTGCGGGTCATCGACACCATCGACAGCCAACGAGAGCTCATGGGCAACGCCGTCGACGCCCACCTGGCCATCATCTCCAACCGCATGAACCAGGTGATGAAGACGATGACCTCGTGGGGCGCCCTGCTGCTGGGTTCCACCCTCATCGCGGGCATCTACGGCATGAACTTCGAGCACATGCCCGAACTGCACTGGCGCTACGGCTACGCCGTGGCCATCGGCATGATGGTGTTCCTCACGGTGGCGGGCTACCTCGCCTTCCGCCGCCGCGACTGGCTCTGA
- a CDS encoding Glu/Leu/Phe/Val dehydrogenase dimerization domain-containing protein, whose amino-acid sequence MPSDAFEMVNRYFDEAAGLVDLEDELYDVLKTPYREIDVQIPVRRDSGELVVLRGYRVQHNGARGPYKGGMRYHQDVDLNEVRALASLMTWKTALMDLPFGGAKGGVGVDPCDYSEDELEALTRRFTLAISHVIGVNRDVPAPDVNTNAQVMAWMMDAYSSRYGYSPAIVTGKPVDLGGAPGREAATGRGVVFVLEAGARRWGIDLSTARVVIQGFGNVGTWVARELHDRGVRVVAISDLSGGVFNDQGIDIPAVLAFGSQRSPLHGSGLGDDITNEELLALRCDILVPAALGEVIHDGNVHAVAARMIVEGANNPTTPEADKALDDMGVEIVPDILANAGGVTGSYFEWAQNIQQFRWKEDRFNAELSDAMTRAFDATAAFAEEHDCSLRKAAFAIGIERVARASRLRGYV is encoded by the coding sequence ATGCCGTCCGACGCCTTCGAGATGGTCAACCGCTATTTCGACGAGGCGGCCGGGCTCGTCGACCTCGAAGACGAGCTCTACGACGTGCTCAAGACGCCCTACCGCGAGATCGACGTGCAGATCCCGGTGCGGCGCGACTCCGGCGAACTGGTCGTGCTGCGCGGCTACCGGGTGCAGCACAACGGCGCCCGCGGGCCGTACAAGGGCGGCATGCGCTACCACCAGGACGTCGACCTCAACGAGGTGCGGGCGCTGGCGTCGCTGATGACGTGGAAGACCGCCCTCATGGACCTGCCCTTCGGCGGGGCCAAGGGCGGCGTGGGCGTCGACCCCTGCGACTACAGCGAGGACGAACTGGAAGCGCTGACCCGGCGCTTCACCCTGGCCATCAGCCACGTCATCGGCGTCAACCGCGACGTGCCTGCACCCGACGTCAACACCAACGCCCAGGTGATGGCGTGGATGATGGACGCCTACTCCAGCCGCTACGGCTACTCCCCGGCCATCGTCACCGGCAAGCCCGTCGACCTGGGCGGCGCGCCCGGCCGGGAGGCGGCTACCGGCCGCGGCGTGGTGTTCGTGCTCGAAGCGGGCGCCCGGCGGTGGGGCATCGATCTCAGCACCGCCCGCGTCGTCATCCAGGGCTTCGGCAACGTCGGCACATGGGTGGCCCGCGAGCTGCACGACCGTGGCGTGCGGGTCGTCGCCATCTCCGACCTGAGCGGCGGCGTCTTCAACGACCAAGGCATCGACATCCCTGCCGTCCTCGCCTTCGGCTCACAGCGGTCGCCCCTGCACGGCTCGGGCCTGGGCGACGACATCACCAACGAGGAGCTGCTGGCCCTGCGCTGCGACATCCTCGTGCCCGCCGCCCTGGGCGAGGTGATCCACGACGGCAACGTGCACGCGGTGGCCGCCCGCATGATCGTCGAGGGCGCCAACAACCCCACCACCCCGGAGGCCGACAAAGCGCTCGACGACATGGGCGTGGAGATCGTGCCCGACATCCTGGCCAACGCAGGCGGCGTCACCGGCTCCTATTTCGAGTGGGCGCAGAACATCCAGCAGTTCCGCTGGAAAGAGGACCGCTTCAACGCCGAGTTGAGCGACGCCATGACACGGGCCTTCGACGCCACCGCGGCGTTCGCCGAGGAGCACGACTGCTCCTTGCGCAAAGCGGCCTTCGCCATCGGCATCGAACGGGTGGCCCGCGCCTCCCGCCTGCGCGGGTACGTGTAG